A single window of Gemmatimonadaceae bacterium DNA harbors:
- a CDS encoding PLP-dependent aspartate aminotransferase family protein — protein sequence MTAKSIDTAGVHAGREEFRQLGVHAAPLDLSTTYPIGELSEAISDLDAMIAGHRPEHNAIYARLANPTVDRFEHALAELEGADDAVAFGSGMAAIAAALLVARQRGSHVVAVRPLYGGTDHLLESRLLSLDVTWATPDGVARAIRPETSLVVIETPGNPTLVLVDIADVVRQAGRVPVLVDSTFATPVLQQPLALGATLSLHSGTKYLGGHGDVMAGVVATNDDWAGALRQVRILTGGVLHPMGAYMLHRGLQTLGVRVRAAQAGAIEIAQRLTDSPAVERVYFPGLPGADPTGLIGRQMRGPGAMISFEVAGGFDAAAAVLRAVRMITPAVSLGSTDSLIQHPAGLTHRVIGEAAREDEGLSPGMLRLSVGLEAPADIWADLERALAAAQAVHAEPAYAMA from the coding sequence ATGACCGCCAAGAGCATCGACACCGCCGGCGTCCACGCCGGACGCGAAGAATTCCGCCAACTCGGGGTGCACGCCGCCCCTCTCGACCTCTCCACCACCTACCCGATCGGCGAACTCTCCGAGGCCATCAGCGACCTCGATGCGATGATCGCCGGCCACCGGCCGGAGCACAACGCGATCTACGCGCGGCTGGCCAACCCCACCGTGGACCGCTTCGAGCACGCCCTGGCCGAACTCGAGGGCGCCGACGACGCCGTGGCCTTCGGCTCGGGCATGGCGGCGATCGCCGCCGCGCTCCTCGTGGCCCGACAGCGCGGCTCGCACGTGGTGGCCGTGCGCCCGCTCTACGGCGGCACGGACCATCTGCTCGAGTCTCGCCTGCTGTCGCTGGACGTCACCTGGGCCACGCCCGACGGCGTGGCCCGCGCGATCCGTCCCGAGACCTCGCTGGTGGTGATCGAGACGCCGGGCAACCCCACGCTCGTCCTGGTGGACATCGCCGACGTGGTGCGACAGGCGGGACGCGTGCCCGTGCTCGTGGACTCCACGTTCGCCACGCCGGTGCTGCAGCAGCCGTTGGCGCTGGGCGCGACGCTCTCGCTGCACAGCGGCACGAAGTACCTGGGCGGGCACGGCGACGTGATGGCGGGAGTGGTCGCCACCAACGACGACTGGGCGGGCGCCCTCCGGCAGGTACGCATTCTCACGGGCGGCGTGCTGCACCCGATGGGCGCGTACATGCTGCACCGGGGGCTGCAGACGCTGGGGGTGCGCGTGCGCGCGGCGCAGGCCGGGGCGATCGAGATCGCGCAGCGGCTCACGGACAGTCCGGCCGTGGAGCGCGTGTACTTCCCGGGGTTGCCGGGCGCGGATCCCACGGGATTGATCGGCCGGCAGATGCGCGGCCCCGGCGCGATGATCAGCTTCGAAGTGGCCGGGGGATTCGACGCCGCGGCCGCGGTGCTCCGCGCCGTGCGGATGATCACGCCGGCCGTGAGCCTCGGCTCCACCGACTCGCTCATCCAGCACCCCGCCGGACTCACGCACCGCGTGATCGGCGAGGCGGCGCGCGAAGACGAAGGCCTGAGCCCTGGCATGCTGCGTCTGAGCGTTGGCCTGGAGGCGCCGGCAGACATCTGGGCCGACCTGGAGCGCGCCCTGGCCGCGGCGCAGGCGGTGCACGCCGAGCCCGCCTACGCGATGGCGTAG
- a CDS encoding DNA internalization-related competence protein ComEC/Rec2, with the protein MPIFAVGVASYAAGLLLGFAGASAVAAWLSMAVAALAAIARRATIAAAALLVAAGAMVAYATARDDARCLAALGGRTAIRVELDDAADPGSFSRAHAVGCRADVSLAVARGSSRAGFIVLASGDVTRSARGLLVMRATIRVVRPGSALTRWRDRAGRRVDAVFGADAPLARALLVADQRGIPVEMRDRYAAAGLTHMLSISGLHVALIAVATDLVFQLLRLSRRRASVATLVVIAAYVAMLGAPAPALRAAVMLAAVVCARLWQRPTSPWAILAIGAAMPLVDPRVARDVGYQLSVAGVAALVAASALAQRVTWMRDLAGVRRTVAGTVAASLMATVVTAPLVAWYFGRLSLIGPLTNVFAGPVIALAQPMMFLALVLSPAGPLARWLADAAHPLLWAFDAVAAAGAAVPGGSIAVAPTAQAAACGALFAVALLVACVSRFPARAAGVALASLALVAWSPLMPAASARTELHLIDVGQGDAIALRTTRGHWVLMDAGRIWRGGDAGRATVVPYIAHRGGTLAAFILSHPHDDHVGGAASVIRALRPSRYYDAAYTDAGVAYRASLFEARRGGVAWRRVHPGDSLVVDEVTITFLGPDSAWVAGSHDANAASAIALVRVGRIRMLLVGDAERGEEAWLLAHARNLLQADVLKVGHHGSSTSSTPDFLAAVSPRIALVSVGAGNSYGHPSADVMRRLAAAGALVLRTDRLSTVVIGTDGHSLRVEAGGDAWPVTPSMPR; encoded by the coding sequence ATGCCGATCTTCGCCGTTGGAGTTGCTTCGTACGCGGCCGGGCTGCTGCTCGGATTCGCCGGCGCGTCGGCGGTCGCGGCCTGGCTGTCGATGGCGGTGGCCGCCCTGGCCGCGATCGCGCGCCGCGCCACCATCGCCGCCGCCGCGCTCCTCGTTGCCGCCGGGGCGATGGTGGCGTACGCCACGGCGCGCGACGACGCCCGCTGTCTCGCCGCGCTGGGCGGGCGCACGGCCATCCGCGTGGAACTGGACGACGCCGCCGATCCGGGCTCGTTCTCGCGGGCCCACGCCGTCGGATGCCGCGCCGACGTCTCGCTGGCGGTGGCCCGTGGCTCCTCGCGCGCCGGATTCATCGTGCTCGCCAGCGGCGACGTCACGCGATCCGCCCGCGGACTGCTCGTGATGCGCGCCACCATTCGCGTTGTGCGGCCGGGCTCGGCGCTCACGCGGTGGCGCGACCGCGCGGGGCGGCGCGTGGACGCCGTCTTCGGCGCCGACGCGCCGCTGGCGCGCGCCCTGCTCGTGGCCGACCAGCGCGGTATCCCGGTGGAGATGCGCGACCGCTACGCGGCGGCCGGGCTCACGCACATGCTCTCCATCTCGGGGCTGCACGTGGCGCTCATCGCCGTCGCCACCGACCTCGTGTTCCAACTGCTCCGGCTCTCCCGGCGCCGGGCCAGCGTCGCCACGCTCGTCGTGATCGCCGCCTACGTGGCCATGCTGGGCGCGCCGGCCCCGGCGCTCCGGGCCGCCGTCATGCTCGCCGCCGTGGTCTGCGCGCGCTTGTGGCAGCGGCCCACGTCGCCGTGGGCCATCCTCGCCATCGGCGCCGCGATGCCGCTGGTCGATCCCCGCGTGGCGCGGGACGTGGGCTACCAGCTCAGCGTGGCCGGCGTCGCGGCCCTCGTCGCCGCGTCGGCGCTCGCGCAACGCGTGACGTGGATGCGCGATCTAGCCGGCGTGCGGCGCACCGTGGCCGGCACCGTGGCGGCGTCGCTCATGGCCACCGTGGTCACGGCGCCGCTCGTGGCGTGGTACTTCGGCCGGCTCAGCCTGATCGGCCCACTCACCAACGTGTTCGCGGGGCCGGTGATCGCGCTGGCGCAGCCGATGATGTTCCTGGCGCTCGTGCTGTCGCCGGCCGGACCGCTCGCGCGGTGGCTGGCCGACGCGGCCCATCCGCTGCTCTGGGCGTTCGACGCCGTGGCGGCGGCCGGCGCCGCCGTGCCAGGCGGGTCGATCGCCGTGGCCCCCACCGCACAGGCCGCCGCGTGCGGCGCGCTGTTCGCCGTGGCGCTGCTCGTGGCCTGCGTCAGCCGGTTTCCCGCCCGCGCGGCGGGCGTGGCCCTGGCATCGCTCGCGCTCGTCGCCTGGTCGCCCCTGATGCCCGCGGCGAGCGCGCGCACCGAACTGCACCTGATCGACGTGGGGCAGGGCGACGCGATCGCCCTGCGCACCACCCGCGGGCACTGGGTGCTGATGGATGCGGGCCGCATCTGGCGCGGGGGCGATGCCGGCCGCGCGACTGTCGTCCCCTACATCGCGCATCGCGGCGGAACGCTCGCCGCGTTCATCCTGTCGCACCCGCACGACGATCACGTGGGCGGCGCGGCGAGTGTGATCCGCGCGCTGCGCCCGTCCCGGTACTACGACGCGGCCTACACCGACGCCGGCGTCGCCTACCGCGCGTCGCTGTTCGAGGCCCGCCGCGGCGGCGTGGCCTGGCGTCGGGTGCACCCGGGCGATTCGCTGGTCGTGGACGAGGTGACGATCACCTTTCTCGGACCCGACTCGGCGTGGGTCGCCGGATCGCACGACGCCAACGCCGCCAGCGCCATCGCGCTGGTGCGGGTGGGGCGGATCCGGATGCTGCTCGTGGGCGATGCCGAGCGCGGCGAGGAAGCGTGGCTGCTGGCGCACGCGCGCAACCTCCTCCAGGCGGATGTGCTCAAGGTGGGGCACCATGGCAGCTCCACCAGCTCGACCCCGGATTTCCTGGCGGCCGTGTCGCCCCGCATCGCGCTCGTGTCGGTGGGCGCCGGCAACAGCTACGGCCATCCCAGCGCCGACGTGATGCGCCGTCTGGCGGCGGCCGGCGCGCTGGTGCTGCGCACCGACCGGCTGTCCACCGTGGTCATCGGCACCGACGGGCATTCGCTGCGCGTCGAGGCCGGCGGCGACGCATGGCCCGTGACGCCGTCGATGCCGCGCTGA
- a CDS encoding late competence development ComFB family protein, whose product MKNIVEEVVREAHAQLLPTSTAFCACQQCTDDVVTYVLNQLRPRYTNTARGWALANLELRSDQGRADLSVRVLDAMRRVAAAPRHEAGRPTPPSPTA is encoded by the coding sequence ATGAAGAACATCGTGGAAGAGGTCGTGCGCGAGGCGCACGCCCAACTGCTGCCCACGAGTACGGCGTTCTGCGCCTGTCAGCAATGCACGGATGACGTGGTGACGTACGTGCTCAACCAACTTCGTCCCCGCTACACCAACACCGCGCGGGGCTGGGCGCTGGCCAATCTCGAACTGCGTAGCGACCAGGGCAGAGCCGATCTGTCGGTGCGCGTGCTCGATGCCATGCGTCGTGTGGCCGCCGCGCCGCGCCACGAAGCAGGTCGTCCCACACCCCCGAGCCCCACCGCCTAG
- a CDS encoding phosphopentomutase — protein MTKRAAIVVLDGVGMGAAPDAAAYGDVGSDTLGNLSRAIPGGFDLPNLQRAGLGNIAPLAGVAPERHATAAWGLMEPNSAGKDSTTGHWEIAGLHLARPFPTYPRGFPADVVDEFARLTGRGVIGNMVSSGTVVIDRFGPEHQRTGQWILYTSADSVFQIAAHEAVIPLAELYEGCRIARRMLQPPHDVSRVIARPFEGVPGAYRRTANRRDFSIQPPGETLLDALQTAGIPRHGVGKVDDLFAGRGITSRHFANNAGGLVAIADWIGGDAGGFLFANLLDFDQQFGHRNDIPGFYGALREFDAALPGLLSALHEDDLLFITADHGNDPTTASTDHARECVPLLVLGGRVQPRDLGRRSTFADLGATVSEWFGLTYRGRGTSFLAELVAA, from the coding sequence ATGACCAAACGCGCCGCCATCGTCGTGCTCGACGGGGTCGGCATGGGCGCGGCCCCCGACGCCGCCGCCTACGGCGACGTGGGCAGCGACACGCTGGGCAACCTGTCGCGGGCCATTCCCGGCGGATTCGATCTTCCCAACCTGCAGCGCGCCGGCCTGGGCAACATCGCGCCGCTGGCCGGCGTCGCGCCCGAGCGCCACGCCACGGCGGCGTGGGGGCTCATGGAGCCCAACTCGGCCGGCAAGGACAGCACCACGGGACATTGGGAGATCGCCGGCCTCCACCTGGCGCGGCCCTTTCCCACCTATCCCCGTGGATTCCCGGCTGATGTGGTGGACGAATTCGCGCGGCTCACCGGACGGGGCGTGATCGGCAACATGGTCAGCAGCGGAACCGTCGTCATCGACCGCTTCGGGCCGGAGCATCAGCGCACGGGCCAATGGATTCTCTACACCTCGGCCGATTCGGTCTTCCAGATCGCCGCCCACGAGGCGGTGATTCCGCTCGCCGAGCTGTACGAGGGGTGCCGGATCGCGCGCCGCATGCTGCAGCCGCCGCACGACGTGTCGCGCGTCATCGCGCGTCCGTTCGAAGGGGTGCCGGGCGCCTACCGCCGCACGGCCAATCGCCGCGATTTCTCCATCCAGCCGCCCGGGGAAACGCTGCTCGACGCGCTCCAGACGGCCGGGATTCCGCGCCACGGGGTGGGCAAGGTGGACGACCTGTTCGCGGGGCGTGGGATCACCTCGCGCCACTTCGCCAACAATGCCGGTGGGCTGGTGGCCATCGCCGACTGGATCGGAGGCGACGCCGGTGGGTTCCTGTTCGCCAACCTACTAGATTTCGACCAACAATTCGGGCACCGGAACGACATTCCGGGGTTTTATGGTGCGCTGCGGGAATTCGACGCGGCGCTTCCCGGCCTCCTGTCCGCGCTCCACGAGGACGATCTCCTGTTCATCACGGCTGACCACGGCAACGACCCGACCACGGCATCCACCGACCACGCGCGCGAGTGCGTGCCGTTGCTGGTGCTCGGCGGCCGCGTCCAGCCGCGGGACCTGGGGCGGCGCAGCACGTTCGCGGACCTGGGCGCCACGGTGTCCGAATGGTTCGGCCTCACGTACCGGGGGCGCGGCACGTCGTTCCTGGCCGAGTTGGTCGCCGCATGA
- a CDS encoding MiaB/RimO family radical SAM methylthiotransferase, with translation MKVYLRTFGCRANHADSEAVRAVVAGAGHQLVDAPEDADVAVFNSCAVTADAEADLRQAVRRAARRAPAIRSVVMGCVAGLADREPALLALPSVSHVVPGGDVARVADALGIAPDRAAAIGGPQQSTRALLRIQDGCDEHCTFCATTLARGANRSRPAADLVREAAALAGHHPEIVLTGVHIGTYGVDLGSSLSALLDRLLREVPDVRFRLSSVEATEVDAPLCRLLRAGGRVVPFLHAPLQSGSAAMLRRMGRHWYTPERYAEAVERVVAHRAVFGLGADVITGFPGETDRDHSATVALCERLPFTYLHVFPFSLRPGTAAERLPGRVADTVARARAAEMRALAHRKQAAYAASRAGTTADVVVLGAAGHRSGLTEDYLTVRLDDPALPRGHRFVARLRTATDGSLVAA, from the coding sequence GTGAAGGTGTATCTCCGCACGTTCGGCTGCCGCGCCAACCATGCGGATAGCGAGGCGGTCCGCGCCGTCGTCGCCGGCGCCGGCCACCAGCTCGTGGACGCGCCCGAGGACGCCGACGTCGCGGTGTTCAATTCGTGCGCCGTCACGGCCGACGCCGAAGCCGATCTCCGGCAGGCCGTCCGCCGCGCCGCGCGGCGCGCGCCCGCCATCCGCAGCGTGGTCATGGGGTGCGTGGCCGGACTCGCCGACCGCGAGCCCGCGCTCCTCGCCCTGCCGTCGGTGTCGCACGTCGTGCCCGGCGGCGACGTGGCCCGCGTGGCCGACGCCCTCGGCATCGCGCCCGATCGCGCCGCCGCCATCGGCGGGCCGCAGCAGTCCACGCGCGCCCTGCTGCGCATCCAGGACGGCTGCGACGAGCACTGCACCTTCTGCGCCACCACGCTCGCCCGCGGCGCCAACCGCAGCCGGCCGGCCGCCGACCTGGTGCGCGAAGCGGCGGCGCTGGCCGGCCACCACCCGGAGATCGTCCTTACCGGCGTGCACATCGGGACGTACGGCGTGGACCTCGGCTCGTCGCTCTCGGCGCTGCTCGATCGCCTGCTGCGCGAGGTGCCGGACGTTCGCTTTCGCCTCTCGTCGGTCGAGGCCACCGAAGTCGACGCGCCGCTCTGCCGACTGCTGCGCGCCGGCGGCCGCGTCGTGCCCTTTCTGCACGCGCCGCTGCAGTCGGGCTCGGCGGCGATGCTGCGCCGCATGGGCCGCCACTGGTACACGCCCGAGCGATACGCCGAGGCCGTCGAGCGGGTGGTGGCCCACCGCGCCGTGTTCGGGCTCGGCGCCGACGTGATCACCGGGTTTCCCGGCGAGACCGATCGCGACCACTCCGCCACGGTGGCCCTCTGCGAACGGCTGCCCTTCACCTACCTCCACGTGTTCCCGTTCTCGCTGCGTCCCGGGACCGCGGCCGAGCGGCTGCCGGGCCGGGTGGCCGACACCGTGGCCCGCGCGCGCGCCGCCGAGATGCGGGCCCTGGCCCACCGCAAGCAGGCTGCCTACGCCGCCTCGCGCGCCGGCACCACGGCCGACGTCGTGGTCCTCGGGGCCGCCGGGCACCGCAGCGGGCTCACCGAGGACTATCTGACCGTGCGGCTGGACGATCCGGCGTTGCCCCGGGGCCACCGGTTCGTCGCTCGATTACGCACCGCGACGGACGGTTCGCTGGTGGCCGCCTGA
- the fbp gene encoding class 1 fructose-bisphosphatase, translated as MVNHTPTSVVTIERFIIEQERQHPDASGDLSNILYDLALAAKMITNKVRSAGLVDILGSAHMENVQGEIQQKLDIFANETIIKAMDHTGRLCAMASEEEEGIIPIPNEFRTGKYALLFDPLDGSSNIDVNVPVGTIFSVVPKITRGRDGVLEDLLQPGRRQVAAGYVIYGSSTMLVYTTGSGAHGFTLDPSIGEFLLSHPNIRIPENGRYLSVNDSYQRLWNDQVRALMRRYRGLEGDRTPLNIRYVGSLVADFHRNLLGGGIFAYPRNSKSPAGKLRLLYEANPLAFIVEQAGGMASDGTQRVLDVQPTELHQRTPLYIGSRADVELAERMVGGEISVEA; from the coding sequence GTGGTCAATCACACCCCGACGTCGGTCGTCACGATCGAGCGGTTCATCATCGAGCAGGAGCGGCAGCACCCCGACGCCAGCGGGGATCTGTCCAACATCCTGTACGATCTGGCGCTCGCCGCCAAGATGATCACCAACAAGGTGCGCAGCGCCGGCCTCGTGGACATCCTCGGCTCCGCGCACATGGAGAACGTGCAGGGCGAGATCCAGCAGAAGCTCGACATCTTTGCCAACGAGACGATCATCAAGGCCATGGACCATACGGGCCGGCTGTGCGCCATGGCGTCGGAGGAGGAAGAGGGGATCATCCCGATCCCCAACGAATTCCGCACCGGCAAGTACGCGCTGCTGTTCGATCCGCTCGACGGCTCCTCGAACATCGACGTCAACGTGCCGGTGGGCACGATCTTCTCCGTGGTCCCCAAGATCACGCGCGGCCGCGATGGCGTCCTGGAGGACCTGCTCCAGCCCGGACGGCGCCAGGTGGCCGCGGGATACGTGATCTACGGCTCGAGCACCATGCTCGTGTACACCACCGGGTCGGGCGCCCACGGGTTCACCCTCGACCCTTCGATCGGCGAGTTCCTGCTGTCGCACCCCAACATCCGGATCCCCGAGAACGGCCGCTATCTGTCGGTGAACGATTCGTACCAGCGGCTCTGGAACGACCAGGTGCGCGCGCTCATGCGGCGCTATCGCGGCCTCGAGGGCGATCGCACGCCGCTCAACATCCGGTACGTCGGATCGCTGGTCGCCGACTTCCACCGCAACCTCCTGGGTGGCGGCATCTTCGCCTATCCGCGCAACAGCAAATCCCCGGCCGGCAAGCTGCGGCTGTTGTACGAGGCCAATCCGCTGGCGTTCATCGTCGAGCAGGCGGGCGGCATGGCCAGCGACGGCACGCAGCGCGTGCTCGATGTGCAGCCCACCGAACTGCACCAGCGGACGCCGCTCTATATCGGGAGCCGCGCCGACGTCGAGTTGGCGGAGCGGATGGTCGGGGGAGAGATCTCGGTGGAGGCGTGA
- a CDS encoding Lrp/AsnC family transcriptional regulator — translation MENRPLDQTDREILAALTNNARLSNKELAARVGLAPSSCHERLRRLVQTGAVLGFHADVNPAVLGYGIEAMIAVRIPQHSRENFEQFRAYVVTIPEVVDVYHVSGEIDFLVHVVARDAQHLRDLALDRFLSRPEVGHIETELIFDHVRPPAHA, via the coding sequence ATGGAAAACCGCCCTTTAGACCAAACGGATCGCGAGATTCTCGCCGCCCTGACGAACAATGCGCGGCTCTCCAATAAAGAGCTCGCCGCGCGCGTCGGCCTCGCCCCGTCCAGCTGCCACGAGCGCCTCCGGCGCCTGGTCCAGACCGGCGCCGTGCTCGGCTTCCACGCCGACGTCAATCCCGCCGTCCTCGGCTACGGGATCGAGGCCATGATCGCCGTGCGCATTCCGCAGCACTCGCGCGAGAACTTCGAGCAGTTCCGGGCCTACGTCGTGACGATTCCCGAGGTGGTGGACGTGTACCACGTGAGCGGCGAGATCGATTTCCTCGTTCACGTCGTGGCCCGCGACGCGCAGCACCTGCGCGATCTGGCGCTGGATCGCTTCCTCTCGCGTCCCGAAGTGGGCCACATCGAGACCGAACTGATCTTCGACCACGTGCGGCCGCCCGCGCACGCCTGA
- a CDS encoding ATP-binding protein: METSTRPADAPLILVADDVEANVELLFDQLHVLGFRAIAATDGPSALTAAFEHHPDLCILDVAMPPGALDCDERDTGFEVCRRIKRDPRTARVPVIFVTALNDTTDRLKGIEAGGDDFLTKPHNRLVLGARVRSLLRLKGAMDALEESSRKMRELEKLRDDLMKMIVHDLKSPLAAVLATLEMLLDEDFGPLTPNQRRALLETEGRAEDLLSLIEDLLEIRRIEETNIVLKLEPIAPAAMLNEIVHEWSSRFQQDGATATVDVTDDAPVFEADKPLLRRVLGNLVQNALTHSAHAVAIQLSARREGDGILFTVADNGAGIPPEYQDIIFRKFEQVHTPNAPQLRGSGLGLAFCKLVVGAHGGRIWVQSAGAGQGSAFHFTLPLHPPPPPETPAAARTTRA, from the coding sequence GTGGAGACAAGCACCCGTCCCGCTGACGCCCCGCTGATCCTCGTCGCCGACGACGTCGAGGCCAACGTGGAGCTGCTGTTCGACCAGCTCCACGTGCTGGGATTCCGCGCCATCGCCGCCACCGATGGCCCGTCGGCCCTCACCGCCGCGTTCGAGCACCACCCCGACCTCTGCATCCTCGACGTCGCGATGCCGCCCGGCGCGTTGGACTGCGACGAGCGCGACACCGGCTTCGAGGTCTGCCGCCGCATCAAGCGCGATCCGCGCACCGCCCGCGTGCCCGTCATCTTCGTCACCGCGCTCAACGACACCACCGACCGCCTCAAGGGCATCGAGGCGGGGGGCGACGACTTCCTCACCAAGCCGCACAACCGCCTCGTCCTCGGCGCGCGCGTGCGCAGTCTGCTCCGGCTCAAGGGCGCGATGGACGCCCTCGAAGAGAGTTCGCGCAAGATGCGCGAACTCGAGAAGCTGCGCGACGACCTCATGAAGATGATCGTCCACGATCTCAAGTCGCCGCTCGCCGCCGTGCTCGCCACGCTCGAGATGCTGCTCGACGAGGACTTCGGCCCCCTCACGCCCAATCAGCGGCGCGCCCTCCTCGAAACCGAGGGTCGCGCCGAGGATCTGCTGTCGCTCATCGAGGACCTGCTCGAGATCCGCCGCATCGAGGAGACGAACATCGTGCTCAAGCTGGAGCCGATCGCCCCCGCCGCGATGCTCAACGAGATCGTCCACGAGTGGAGTTCGCGCTTCCAGCAGGACGGCGCCACGGCCACCGTCGACGTCACCGACGACGCGCCCGTGTTCGAGGCCGACAAGCCCCTGCTGCGCCGCGTGCTCGGCAATCTCGTCCAGAACGCGCTCACGCACTCCGCCCACGCCGTGGCCATCCAGCTCAGCGCGCGCCGCGAGGGCGACGGCATCCTGTTCACCGTGGCCGACAACGGGGCCGGCATTCCCCCGGAGTACCAGGACATCATCTTCCGCAAGTTCGAACAGGTGCACACGCCCAACGCGCCCCAGCTGCGCGGCTCGGGGCTGGGGCTCGCTTTCTGCAAGTTGGTCGTCGGCGCGCACGGCGGCCGCATCTGGGTGCAGAGCGCCGGGGCCGGCCAGGGGAGCGCGTTCCACTTCACGCTGCCGCTGCATCCGCCCCCGCCGCCCGAGACGCCGGCCGCGGCCAGAACGACGCGCGCGTGA
- a CDS encoding cytidine deaminase, with the protein MTVRAATGDASSALVARTLAELRNRAAEAMERAYAPYSQFRVGAALLALDGTITAGCNVENAAYPAGVCAERVALGAAVAEGRREFLAVAIATEAEEPTPPCGVCRQALVEFAPELVVLSVTRGGREARWTLNELLPHAFTPHSLDHSRH; encoded by the coding sequence ATGACGGTTCGCGCGGCCACCGGTGACGCGTCGAGTGCCCTCGTGGCGCGCACGCTGGCCGAGTTGCGCAACCGCGCGGCCGAGGCCATGGAGCGGGCCTACGCGCCGTACTCGCAATTCCGCGTGGGCGCGGCACTTCTGGCATTGGACGGCACGATCACCGCGGGCTGCAACGTGGAGAACGCCGCCTATCCCGCCGGCGTGTGCGCCGAGCGCGTGGCGCTGGGCGCGGCGGTGGCCGAGGGGCGGCGCGAGTTCCTTGCCGTGGCGATCGCGACCGAGGCCGAGGAGCCGACGCCGCCGTGCGGCGTCTGCCGCCAGGCGCTCGTGGAATTCGCGCCGGAACTGGTGGTGCTCAGCGTCACGCGGGGCGGGCGCGAGGCGCGTTGGACGTTGAACGAATTGCTGCCCCACGCCTTCACGCCCCACTCTCTGGATCACAGTCGTCACTAG
- the miaB gene encoding tRNA (N6-isopentenyl adenosine(37)-C2)-methylthiotransferase MiaB, which produces MTTAARPTVYIETYGCQMNVSDSELMLGSLAAHGYDEASDARSADVILVNTCAIREHAEQRVVGRVGELKRDMKPGSVLGVTGCMAQRLGARLLDQARHVSFVIGPDGYRALPMLVDGARRGERTTATDFDLEEHYEDFTPRRFDKVKAWIPVQRGCDYRCTYCIVPTTRGAERSRQLADVVRETRDVIADGMSEAVLLGQTVNSYHDGAHDFADLLRAVGAVPGIRRLRFTSPHPNDFSDRVIAAMAEVPAVCEHVHLPMQSGSTRILKRMLRRYTREEYLECVDRLRAAIPGLSLTTDVIVGFPGETEADFEETLSAVRAVGFADAFTFKFSPREGTAATRLPAADTVPDAVAGERLERLVEAVRGASRSRNLALLGQRVEVMVEREARRGGDLLQARTRDFKTVLVPGDASMLGRYLTVELTGTTGFTFTGTAVADRRALPMAG; this is translated from the coding sequence ATGACCACGGCCGCACGTCCCACCGTCTACATCGAGACCTACGGGTGTCAGATGAACGTGAGCGACTCCGAGCTGATGCTCGGGTCGCTCGCGGCGCACGGCTACGACGAAGCGTCGGACGCGCGGAGCGCCGACGTGATCCTCGTCAACACCTGCGCCATCCGGGAGCACGCCGAGCAGCGCGTGGTGGGCCGCGTGGGCGAGCTCAAGCGCGACATGAAGCCGGGGTCGGTGCTCGGGGTCACGGGGTGCATGGCCCAGCGGTTGGGCGCGCGGCTGCTCGACCAGGCGCGGCATGTGAGTTTCGTGATCGGTCCCGACGGCTATCGCGCGCTCCCGATGCTGGTGGACGGCGCGCGGCGCGGCGAGCGCACCACGGCCACCGACTTCGACCTCGAGGAGCACTACGAGGACTTCACGCCGCGGCGGTTCGACAAGGTCAAGGCATGGATCCCCGTGCAGCGCGGCTGCGACTATCGCTGTACGTACTGCATCGTGCCCACCACGCGCGGCGCCGAGCGCAGCCGCCAGTTGGCGGACGTCGTGCGCGAGACGCGCGACGTCATCGCCGACGGCATGAGCGAGGCCGTGCTGCTCGGCCAGACGGTGAACTCGTATCACGACGGCGCCCATGACTTCGCCGACCTCCTGCGCGCCGTGGGCGCCGTGCCCGGCATCCGGCGCCTGCGGTTCACCAGCCCGCACCCCAACGACTTCAGCGATCGCGTGATCGCGGCCATGGCCGAGGTGCCTGCCGTGTGCGAGCACGTGCACCTGCCCATGCAGTCGGGGAGCACGCGGATTCTCAAGCGGATGCTGCGCCGCTACACGCGCGAGGAATACCTCGAATGCGTGGACCGCCTGCGCGCCGCGATCCCCGGGCTGAGCCTCACCACCGACGTCATCGTGGGATTTCCCGGAGAGACCGAGGCCGACTTCGAGGAGACGCTGAGCGCCGTCCGCGCCGTTGGATTCGCCGACGCCTTCACCTTCAAGTTCTCGCCGCGCGAGGGCACGGCCGCCACGCGCCTGCCCGCCGCCGACACCGTGCCCGATGCCGTGGCCGGCGAGCGGCTGGAGCGGCTGGTCGAGGCGGTGCGCGGCGCGTCGCGGTCGCGTAATCTGGCGTTGCTCGGCCAGCGCGTGGAGGTGATGGTCGAGCGCGAAGCGCGCCGCGGCGGCGACCTGTTGCAGGCCCGCACCCGCGACTTCAAGACCGTCCTCGTGCCGGGCGATGCCTCGATGCTCGGCCGCTATCTCACGGTGGAGCTCACCGGCACCACCGGCTTCACGTTCACCGGCACCGCCGTCGCCGATCGGCGCGCGCTCCCGATGGCCGGATGA